AACTTCAGGTTTTAGTGCTTGAGGCGGAATGGTCATTGTGGCGTCTCCGCTGTGCACACCTGCATTTTCGACATGTTCCATGATAGCGCCGATAAGGACGTTTTCTCCGTCTGAGACGCCATCAACCTCAACCTCTTTGGCGTGAGTTATGAATTTACTAATGACGACAGGATGGTCGCGTCCTACTTTTGCCGCCAAATTGAGGAAGTTCTCAAGAGACACCTCGTTGTATGCGACACGCATCGCTGAGCCCGAGAGAACATAACTTGGGCGAACAATAACAGGATAACCGATTTTCGCCGCAAACCGTTTCGCTGCATCAATGGATTGGAGTTTACTCCAAGGCGGTTGCGAAATGCAAAGTTGATCAAGGAGCGCACTAAATTTGGAGCGGTCCTCAGCTAAGTCAACGTCTTGGGCGGAGGTTCCAAGGATTTTTGCGCCTGCATCACTAAGAGACATGGAAAGATTATTTGGGATTTGCCCGCCCACGCTGGTTATGACGCCCAACGGGTTTTCCTTTTCGTAGATGTCAAGAATGCGTTCGGTGGTGAGTTCTTCGAAGTAGAGTTTGTCGGAGACGTCGTAGTCTGTGGAGACGGTTTCAGGGTTGTAGTTTACCATGATGGCTTCTTTGATGCCGTTCTTTTTGAGCGCCCAGATTGTGTTAACACCACACCAGTCAAACTCTACACTAGAACCGATACGGAAGACACCTGCACCCAGCACGATAACTTTGCTTGGGTTGTTAGTAAGTTCAATGTCGTCTTCGTCGCCGCCGTAGGTGAGGTATAGGTAGTTGGTTTTTGCTGGCCACTCTGCAGCTAAAGTGTCGATTTGTTTAATGGCGGGGATGATGCTGTGGCTTTTGCGGAAGGCGCGTATGTTAGCTTCTTTGGTTTCTTGGCATTTTGCAATTTGCGCATCAGAAAAGCCGAGGCGTTTGGCTTCGCGGATTACGGAGGCTGCGGAGGCGTCAGCGAGGTTTAGGTTGCAGAGTTGGGTTTCCATGTCAAGGATGTTTTGGATTTTGTAGAGGAAGAAGGGATCTACGCCGCTTAGGCGATAGATTTCCATGATGGGGATGCCCATTTTTAGGGCTTTGCCAATCTTGTAGAGACGTTCGTCAGTGGGATGAGCCATTTCGTCTCGGAGGCGTTCTTCAGATTCTGGTTCGGAGTCTTCGGGGTTGCAGACTAAACCGATTTTGCCTGTGTCAAGCATGCGCACAGCTTTCTGCAGCGCCTCTTCGAAGCAGCGGCCAATCGCCATAACTTCGCCTACGCTACGCATTTGAGGCCCAACGTGGCGGTCGGCGTTTTTGAATTTCTGAAGGTCCCAGCGGGGGATTTTTACTGTGATGTAGTCGAGCGCTGGTTCGAAGCACGCAGTGGTAACTTCGGTTACTTTATTGATTAACTCGGGCAGCGTGTAACCCAAGGTAAGTTTAGTGGCGATGTACGCCAGGGGGTATCCGGTGACTTTGCTGGCAAGAGCTGAGCTGCGGGACATGCGGCTGTTGACTTCGATGACGCGGCATTCCTCAGATTTAGGATGAAGCGCCCACTGGATGTTACATTCACCAACGATTCCAAGGCAACGAATGGCGTTTATGGAGATGCTTCGGATTTGGTGGTATTCACGGTTGGTCATGGTTTGCGAAGGTGCCACGACAATGGAGTCGCCTGTGTGTATACCCATGGGATCAAAGTTTTCCATGTTACAAACGGTTAAGCAGTTATCAGAGTAGTCCCGCATGACTTCGTATTCGACTTCTTTCCAATGTCCCACGTACTCTTCAACGAGGACTTGGCTGATGCGGCTCTGGGCAATACCTATGGTCACGATTTCTTTAAGTTCCTTGGGGTCATGGGCTACACCTGCGCCTTTGCCGCCTAAAGTGTAAGCAACCCGAACCATAACGGGGAAACCAATTTCCTCAGCAATTTCTAAGGCCTGTTTTACGCTGGTGGCGGCGCGGCTTTTGAGGTAGGGTACGCCGGCTTTTTGCATTGCTTGGCGGAATCTTTCGCGGTCGCCTGTGTCTTCGATTGCTTTAACGGGTGTTCCTAATACTTTTACGTTGTACTTTTGCAGAATTCCCGTTTTTTCGAGTTCTAAACCGCAGTTAAGTGCAGTTTGACCGCCAAAACCTAGGAGGATGCCGTCGGGGCGTTCTTTGGCGATGACTTTCTCTACAAATTCAGGGGTTACTGGGAGGAGGTATACTTTTCCTGAGAGGCGGGGGTCTGTTTGGATGGTAGCTATGTTGGGGTTGATGAGAACTGTTTCAATGCCTTCTTCATGCAGCGCTTTTAGGCATTGACTGCCGCTGTAGTCGAATTCGGCTGCTTCCCCAATTTTGATTGCGCCACTACCGAGAACCATTACTTTTTTTATCCAGTCAAACTTGGGCATTTACTTCGCCTCCAAGGTTTTTGCAAATTTATCAAACAGCAGTTCAGTGTCGTAGGGTCCAGGCGAAGCCTCAGGATGCCATTGCACTGCAAAGACGGGTTTGGTCTTGTGGCGGACGCCTTCGGTGGTTTTGTCGTTGGGGTTGATGAACCATGGTTCTAGTTGGGTATTTTTGAGGGAATCCATGTTTATGGCATATCCGTGGTTTTGGGTGGTGATGTAGCAGCGGTTGTTGTTTAGGTCGAGTGCGGGCTGGTTTTGGGCGCGGTGACCAAATTTAAGTTTGTAAGTGTCGCCGCCCAAAGCTAAAGAGAGGATTTGGGCGCCTAAACAGATGCCCATAACTGGGAGCTTGTCGGATAGAGTGCGGATGGCCTCGATGGCTGTTGTGCATTTTTTGGGGTCGCCGGGGCCATTGCTTATGAACACTCCATCAGGGTTATAGGAGAGAATATCGCTAACCGATGTGTCGTAGGGTACGCGTACAACGTTTATGCCTCTTTTGAGGAGGTTGCGGATGATACTGTATTTGACTCCGCAATCGATGAGTACAACGGTTTTTTTGCCCTCCACACTGTATGTGACGGGTTGTTTTGTGGAGACTTCTTTTACGAGGTCGGTTTGGTTGGGGTCAGCGATGTTTTTGCCACTCTGCAAGAGGACGTTGACATCGGGTTCTTCGTCTTCGTCGAAAACTTGGATGATGCCCAGCATGACTCCGTGGATACGGAGTTTTTTGGTTAATCTGCGAGTGTCGATTCCGTAGATTCCTGGGACGCCTTCGTCAGCTAACCACTGGTCGAGGGTGCGTGTAGAAGCCCAATGGAAGGGTTCAAGGCAGAGTTCATGAATGATTAAGCCTTGCACTTGGATGTGGTCGGATTCAAAGTAGAGCGGTAATCCGAGGTTTTGTTCATTGGATGGTACGCCGTAATTGCCTACCATTGGATAAGTGAAGGTTAAAATCTGCCCCTTATAGGATGGGTCAGTTAAGGCTTCAGGGTAACCAACCATTTGGGTCGAAAAAACGACTTCTCCGCTGATTTTACCTGTTGCGCCAAAACCTTTTCCGATAAATGACGTTCCGTCTTCAAGGAGCAGTATTGCTTTTTTGTTATTTTTGGACGTGCTATGTTGTGGGACCAAAGCCCTATTCAACCTATCAGTTTAGATTTTTAAGTGTTACGTTTTTGGGGTGGTTCGAAAGAGAATAGTCACGGACGGTTTGGTTGAGCGTGTTTTCTGCGTTTGCAAGGCTTGTTTTGCGTTTATCTATGGTTGTTTGTGTTTGGTTCATATCGGTCTTTCTTTGTGTGATGGCTCTTTCAACTTCTGCGGGTGAGGGTCCACCTTGGACTTTATATGTTTCGATTAGTTTGCGTGGATTTGTGCATGAAACTATATCTTCGCTCTTTACCGTCAAATCGACGTTTGCGGTTTCCTTTGCGATTTTCTGCAGCAAAAATGGAGTTGCATCAAGCAAAGTTTGCTTTGAATCAACCAAAGCCTTCACCAGCGCCCCAACAATCTTGTGAGAAGTGCGGAAAGCAACGCTGTATTTGGCTACAAGCATGTTAGCGAGTTCGGTTGCGCCTACAAATCCTGCAGCAGCTTTTGTTTGGATGTCGGTGGAGACTTTTATGTTGGGGATAAGCTGAGTGAATATGTTTAGGGAAGCTTCCAAGTTGTCAGTGACTGCCCAAAGTTTCGGGGTGACCTCTTGGAAGTCAAGGTTATAGGTAGTTGGCAAGCTTTTAACGATGGCTGTAGCGGCTACAAAATCGCCCAATGCGTAGCTTGCCCGGGCTCGGATTACTTCGAGGACTTCAGGATTCTTTTTCTGGGGCATAATGCTGCTGGTGGAGGTGAATTCGTCAGGCAACTCGATGGTGCCAAATTCGGCAGAACTCCAAATGATGAGATCTTCAGCTAAGCGACTCAAGTTTACCGCAAGCAACGCAAGCGCTGATTGGGTTTCGAGGATGAAGTCGCGGCTGCCCACGGCGTCTATGGAGTTTTCTAAGACTGCATCGAAGCCTAAGAGTTCAGCGGTTTTTTTGCGGTTAATGGGGAAACTGGTGGTTGCTAACGCGCCTGCACCAAGCGGACAAAGGTTTACGCGTGAATAAGCGCTTTCTAACCGCGCCAAGTCTCGTCCCAACGCATCGAAATGCGAGAGTAAATAGTGACCAAAGGTGACAGGCTGAGCCGCCTGCAGATGCGTATAAGCCAAAATGACGGTTTCTGTGTGCTTGGAAGCCGTTTCGAGTAGGCTCTTTTGCATGTTTTGCACTTCTTGCATAATGCAGAGGAGTTCCTTGCGGAGGCGCATGCGGATGGCTGTGGCAACTTGGTCGTTTCGGCTCTTTGCAACGTGGAGGTTACCGCCGACTTCGGGGCCAGTTTCTGCTAGTACGGCTTCTTCAACTGCCATGTGGACGTCTTCGGCGTCGGGATCAAGGGTCGGTGCTGAGAGTTTCTGTAGTGCTGCTAGGATTTTTGCGCCGTTTTCCCATTGGATAATTTTTTGCTCCATCAGCATGGCAACATGTGCTTTGTTGATTGCCAAAACAGCTTCAGCTAAGCGCACGTCGTCTTTTCGGGATGAACAGAACTTGGCAACGTCTTCTCGTACGTTCCCCAAGCGGCCTCCATGCAGCATCTTTGACGTTTTTGTTCATCCTCCTTTAAAATAATGAAAAGTTAGGCTTTCTTAGCCTTGCCTTTCTTGGCGGTTTTCTTTAGCTGATTATACATGCGGCTTTGCATGCCCCACAACTCGATGAAGCCTTTGCTGTAGGATTGGTTGAAGCTGGTTTTTATGTTGTAGTTAGCGAGGTTTTTGTCGTAAAGTGAGTTGGGTGAGCTGCGTCCGATGACTATGAAGCCGCCTTTGAAGAGTTTAAGTTTGACTTCGCCGGTGACGTTTTCTTGGGAGCGGTTTATGAAGGCATCTAAGTCATCTTTGAGTGGGTCAACCCACAATCCAGTGTAGGCTAAGAAAACCCATTCTGCATCAACTTGCTGTTTAAAGAGAACCTCATGGCGAGTCATGACCATTTTTTCAAGGTCTTTGTGAGCATCCAAAATGACCAAGGCAGCGGGGCATTCGTAGACTTCACGAGACTTCAACCCGACAGTGCGGTCTTCGATGTGGTCGATTCTGCCGACGCCGTTGCGTCCAGCGATTTTGTTAACTTCAGCTATAAGCGAGAGAGGCGCCATTTTTTTGCCGTTAACCGCAACAGGCACACCCGCCTCGAAAGTCAGCGTTAAAATTTCAGCTTTATCGGGAGCTTTCTCCGCAGCCACGGTCCATTCATAAGCATCTTCAGGGGGTTCTTGGCTTGCATCTTCGAGCAAACCGCATTCAATAGCGCGTCCCCACACCGAGGCGTCGATACTGTATTTTTTGGCAGATTCAGAAACGGGGATGCCTTTGGTTTTAGCGTATTCTATTTCCTCTTCGCGTGTTAGACCCCATTCGCGTACAGGCGCGAGGATTTTTTTGTCAGGGGCTAAGGCGCCTAAGGTAACGTCGAAGCGGACTTGGTCGTTGCCGCGACCTGTGCAGCCATGAACAAGGCCTGTTGCACCTTCTTTCTCAGCGATTTCCACCATCTTCTTGGCAATCAAAGGCCGTGAAAGAGTGGTACTGATGGGGTATTTGCCTTCGTAGAGGGCGTTGGCTTTGATGGCTGGGAAAATGTAGTCTTTAGCAAATTCATCTTTGGCGTCGATGCTGTAATGTTTGAGGACGCCAAGTTTGTGCGCTTTTTCTTCAGCTGCTTTGAGGTCTTCGCCTTGACCCACATCAACAGTTACTGTTATGACTTCTGCATCACATTTTTCTTGGAGGTACTTAATCAAAACGGATGTGTCTAATCCGCCGCTGTAAGCTAATACAAATTTTTCTTTCGTGGTTTGGTCCCCCATTTTTTAGTGTAAATTGTTTTCCTTACCTCGGGGGCTGTATTTTTAAAGGTTGTGACTTTTTTGTTACTTAACAAGCTTTAAATGTCCCAATTGATACACCAATCAAACATTATGACTGTAGCCCAAAACGTCCGCAACCACCTACGCAACAAACCCTACCTACTCGAAGCCCTAGAAAAAGGCATAGTCAATCTAAGCGAACTTAGCCGCCAAATCCAAAGCGAACTCAAAACCGAAGACACCAGCGCCATAAAAGCCGCACTGCGTCGATATAGCGAAGAACTCCAAAAACACAAACAAAAACGTGAAGAAAAAGTCCTCCACCTTCTCAAACGCAGCAGCATCGCAGTCTATGACCGCAAATCCGTCATGATAACCAGCAAAGAACTCCCCCAAAAAACAGGCATGAAAGTCGACCTCCTCGACAAATTCGTGTACCTCCTTGACCGAAGCGACCTTCCCGAACGTGTCTCCGCTCTGGTGAAAAATGACAACTGCACCATGATAGTCATTCACTCTCCCGAAGAGTTGGAAGCTACGCCTGGTGTTGTTGCGTTCCTTGCCACCTTGCTGGCGGAGCAGAACGTGAACATTGTCGAGTTCATTTCCTGCTGGACCGAGACCATTATGGTTGTGGATAAGAAAGACAGCCTCAAAACCTACGAGGTTCTATCCAACTTGGTAGGCTAACACTCCACTTTGTTGCCCACTTTATTTTGCCCAAATCAACCTAGCCGAGTTTAGAACGACAAATAGGGCATTTCCTTCATGAATTACGGCTGCTAAAACGGGATTAATGACGCCACTTGCAGCCAAAGTAACGCCGATTATATTTATTGTCAAGGCGAAAAGGATGTTTTGCTTAATCAGACTAACCGTCTTGCGCCCAATTTTTATCATCTGTGGAACTTTTGAGAGGTCATCTGATATCAACACCGCATCGGAGGTTTCTATTGCGACATCGGTTCCAGTCTTGCCCATGGCTACGCCCACATGAGCTGCAGCTAATGCGGGTGCATCGTTGATGCCGTCGCCGACCATTAGGATTTTGTTGCCATCCCTTTTTAGTTGCTTGACATAATCAACTTTGCCTTCAGGTAACAAATCTGCAGCTACTTCGGTGATACCCACTTGATTAGCTATGGCGTGGGCTGTTGAAGAGTTATCCCCCGTCAACATAACCACATTCTTAACCCCCACACTTCGCATATCAACAACCGCCCCCGCCACACCTGCTCTAGACACGTCAGCGACGCTAACTGAGCCAATTACCAACCCGTTTTCGGATACCAGAAAAACTGTTCTTCCAAGCGCTTTCTGCGTATCTAAGTTTTCTTGGACCTCTTGTTCAAGGGTAACCTTCTTTGTTTGAAACAGCTTCTCGTTTCCAGCTAAGACTTCTTTGCCCTTATAATTAACCATGACACCTTGACCCGGAAAGACCTCAAACGTCGAAGGGTCTTGAGGGCAAATTCCTTCGGTGCTAGCTTTTTCTAGGACTGCTTTTGCCAGCGGATGCTCGGAGAATTTTTCTGCAAGAGCCGCCAAAGTGATAACTTGCGCTTCAGATTTGCCGTTGAACGTTTTTATGTCGACAACTTGGGGGGTACCTAAGGTCAAGGTTCCTGTTTTGTCCAAGACTACGGTATTGGTTTTACCTACGGACTCTAGGGTTGCGCCACCCCGAATAAGTATGCCCCGTTTCGCAGCGTTACCAAGGCTAGCAACTACCGCTGTAGGAGTGGCTAAAGTAAGGGCGCATGGGCAAGCAATAACTAAAGTTGAAACAACAGCGATTACGTCACTTGTAAAAATGTACGTGCCAATTGCAATCACCATTAAAACTGGCGCAAAATATCGCGCATAGCGATGTGCAATCTTTTCGATAGGAGCCCTGTTTGCCTGTCCTTCTCTGATGAGTTTAATGATGTGGGCAAAGGTTGTATCTTCACCGACTTTTTCAGCCCTAATCTCCAAGGCACCCAACTCAACAATAGCCCCAGAGAGCACCTTGCAGTTGACGGATTTTTGGACTGCTATCGATTCGCCAGTTAAAGAGGCTTGATTTATGGAACCTGTTCCACTTAGGACTTCACCGTCGATAGGAATTTTCTCCCCGGGTTTGACTAAAACCATGTCGCCTACTTTGACTTGTTCTATTGGAACGTTTAGTTCTTTGCCGTTTTTGCGTACACGTGCCGTTTTTGGCGCCGATTCTATGAGAAGTTGAATTGCTTTAGATGTTTTCTTAGCTGTGTAATCTTCAAGTATTTCGCCACCGGACAGCATCAGAACCACTAGTGCTGCGGCCAAGTATTGCCCTACTATAACACCAGCGATTATGGCTATTGTTGCAAGTAAGTCAACATCAATATCTTTTTGCAACAAGGCATGGATGGCACTAACAGCTATGGGTGTACCGCCAGCCACTACCGCGACAAGGGCCAAACCATCACTAGCCGTGTAAGGTAGAATCTTTAGGGCACCACTGATGAAACTGGTTATGGTGAAGATCGTGCAGGCGGAGAATAGAATCAGGTGCCAGTTGCTCATCAGAAAGGGCTTTGCGCCGGTTAGTTGGCTGGTCATCGGTAATCCACTTATGCCATGAATTTCATGAGTGCCACTTTGAGGTCTTCGATTGCTGTTTCGCCTTTACCTTCCTTGGCGGCTTCTAAAACGCAGCTCTCCATGTGGTCTTCTAGCAGTATTCTGCCAACTTGGTTTAGAGCTGCTCGAACTGCACCAACTTGGAGCAAAATAT
The DNA window shown above is from Candidatus Bathyarchaeota archaeon and carries:
- the argH gene encoding argininosuccinate lyase, with translation MGNVREDVAKFCSSRKDDVRLAEAVLAINKAHVAMLMEQKIIQWENGAKILAALQKLSAPTLDPDAEDVHMAVEEAVLAETGPEVGGNLHVAKSRNDQVATAIRMRLRKELLCIMQEVQNMQKSLLETASKHTETVILAYTHLQAAQPVTFGHYLLSHFDALGRDLARLESAYSRVNLCPLGAGALATTSFPINRKKTAELLGFDAVLENSIDAVGSRDFILETQSALALLAVNLSRLAEDLIIWSSAEFGTIELPDEFTSTSSIMPQKKNPEVLEVIRARASYALGDFVAATAIVKSLPTTYNLDFQEVTPKLWAVTDNLEASLNIFTQLIPNIKVSTDIQTKAAAGFVGATELANMLVAKYSVAFRTSHKIVGALVKALVDSKQTLLDATPFLLQKIAKETANVDLTVKSEDIVSCTNPRKLIETYKVQGGPSPAEVERAITQRKTDMNQTQTTIDKRKTSLANAENTLNQTVRDYSLSNHPKNVTLKNLN
- a CDS encoding cation-translocating P-type ATPase, which produces MTSQLTGAKPFLMSNWHLILFSACTIFTITSFISGALKILPYTASDGLALVAVVAGGTPIAVSAIHALLQKDIDVDLLATIAIIAGVIVGQYLAAALVVLMLSGGEILEDYTAKKTSKAIQLLIESAPKTARVRKNGKELNVPIEQVKVGDMVLVKPGEKIPIDGEVLSGTGSINQASLTGESIAVQKSVNCKVLSGAIVELGALEIRAEKVGEDTTFAHIIKLIREGQANRAPIEKIAHRYARYFAPVLMVIAIGTYIFTSDVIAVVSTLVIACPCALTLATPTAVVASLGNAAKRGILIRGGATLESVGKTNTVVLDKTGTLTLGTPQVVDIKTFNGKSEAQVITLAALAEKFSEHPLAKAVLEKASTEGICPQDPSTFEVFPGQGVMVNYKGKEVLAGNEKLFQTKKVTLEQEVQENLDTQKALGRTVFLVSENGLVIGSVSVADVSRAGVAGAVVDMRSVGVKNVVMLTGDNSSTAHAIANQVGITEVAADLLPEGKVDYVKQLKRDGNKILMVGDGINDAPALAAAHVGVAMGKTGTDVAIETSDAVLISDDLSKVPQMIKIGRKTVSLIKQNILFALTINIIGVTLAASGVINPVLAAVIHEGNALFVVLNSARLIWAK
- the carB gene encoding carbamoyl-phosphate synthase (glutamine-hydrolyzing) large subunit, which codes for MPKFDWIKKVMVLGSGAIKIGEAAEFDYSGSQCLKALHEEGIETVLINPNIATIQTDPRLSGKVYLLPVTPEFVEKVIAKERPDGILLGFGGQTALNCGLELEKTGILQKYNVKVLGTPVKAIEDTGDRERFRQAMQKAGVPYLKSRAATSVKQALEIAEEIGFPVMVRVAYTLGGKGAGVAHDPKELKEIVTIGIAQSRISQVLVEEYVGHWKEVEYEVMRDYSDNCLTVCNMENFDPMGIHTGDSIVVAPSQTMTNREYHQIRSISINAIRCLGIVGECNIQWALHPKSEECRVIEVNSRMSRSSALASKVTGYPLAYIATKLTLGYTLPELINKVTEVTTACFEPALDYITVKIPRWDLQKFKNADRHVGPQMRSVGEVMAIGRCFEEALQKAVRMLDTGKIGLVCNPEDSEPESEERLRDEMAHPTDERLYKIGKALKMGIPIMEIYRLSGVDPFFLYKIQNILDMETQLCNLNLADASAASVIREAKRLGFSDAQIAKCQETKEANIRAFRKSHSIIPAIKQIDTLAAEWPAKTNYLYLTYGGDEDDIELTNNPSKVIVLGAGVFRIGSSVEFDWCGVNTIWALKKNGIKEAIMVNYNPETVSTDYDVSDKLYFEELTTERILDIYEKENPLGVITSVGGQIPNNLSMSLSDAGAKILGTSAQDVDLAEDRSKFSALLDQLCISQPPWSKLQSIDAAKRFAAKIGYPVIVRPSYVLSGSAMRVAYNEVSLENFLNLAAKVGRDHPVVISKFITHAKEVEVDGVSDGENVLIGAIMEHVENAGVHSGDATMTIPPQALKPEVQEDIEQATISIVKALKIHGPYNIQYLVKDDIVNVIECNLRASRSMPFVSKCRGINLIDLATLAMLGKKIDGVKLSPMQVAPHVGVKVPQFSFMRLSGADPVLGVEMLSTGEVACIGENFSDAFSKALQSAEFAMPPKDGAVLISVGGDVQRKKRVVPIAQALADMGFRIYATAHTADVLNAAGINATTLFKVKEAQVNPNILDYLQERKIDLVINVPMANKRSDISDILTDGYTIRRQAVEFNIPVITNLQLAAALVDVLKQKGKNGNSIRSLNEYMDELPWKQW
- a CDS encoding metal-sensitive transcriptional regulator, with translation MHETQHKRHKEVINRLSRIEGHIRGLRKMVEEDKDCPDILLQVGAVRAALNQVGRILLEDHMESCVLEAAKEGKGETAIEDLKVALMKFMA
- a CDS encoding argininosuccinate synthase; translation: MGDQTTKEKFVLAYSGGLDTSVLIKYLQEKCDAEVITVTVDVGQGEDLKAAEEKAHKLGVLKHYSIDAKDEFAKDYIFPAIKANALYEGKYPISTTLSRPLIAKKMVEIAEKEGATGLVHGCTGRGNDQVRFDVTLGALAPDKKILAPVREWGLTREEEIEYAKTKGIPVSESAKKYSIDASVWGRAIECGLLEDASQEPPEDAYEWTVAAEKAPDKAEILTLTFEAGVPVAVNGKKMAPLSLIAEVNKIAGRNGVGRIDHIEDRTVGLKSREVYECPAALVILDAHKDLEKMVMTRHEVLFKQQVDAEWVFLAYTGLWVDPLKDDLDAFINRSQENVTGEVKLKLFKGGFIVIGRSSPNSLYDKNLANYNIKTSFNQSYSKGFIELWGMQSRMYNQLKKTAKKGKAKKA
- the carA gene encoding glutamine-hydrolyzing carbamoyl-phosphate synthase small subunit; amino-acid sequence: MVPQHSTSKNNKKAILLLEDGTSFIGKGFGATGKISGEVVFSTQMVGYPEALTDPSYKGQILTFTYPMVGNYGVPSNEQNLGLPLYFESDHIQVQGLIIHELCLEPFHWASTRTLDQWLADEGVPGIYGIDTRRLTKKLRIHGVMLGIIQVFDEDEEPDVNVLLQSGKNIADPNQTDLVKEVSTKQPVTYSVEGKKTVVLIDCGVKYSIIRNLLKRGINVVRVPYDTSVSDILSYNPDGVFISNGPGDPKKCTTAIEAIRTLSDKLPVMGICLGAQILSLALGGDTYKLKFGHRAQNQPALDLNNNRCYITTQNHGYAINMDSLKNTQLEPWFINPNDKTTEGVRHKTKPVFAVQWHPEASPGPYDTELLFDKFAKTLEAK
- a CDS encoding ACT domain-containing protein translates to MSQLIHQSNIMTVAQNVRNHLRNKPYLLEALEKGIVNLSELSRQIQSELKTEDTSAIKAALRRYSEELQKHKQKREEKVLHLLKRSSIAVYDRKSVMITSKELPQKTGMKVDLLDKFVYLLDRSDLPERVSALVKNDNCTMIVIHSPEELEATPGVVAFLATLLAEQNVNIVEFISCWTETIMVVDKKDSLKTYEVLSNLVG